One region of Miscanthus floridulus cultivar M001 chromosome 19, ASM1932011v1, whole genome shotgun sequence genomic DNA includes:
- the LOC136528023 gene encoding histone H3.2 codes for MARTKQTARKSTGGKAPRKQLATKAARKSAPATGGVKKPHRFRPGTVALREIRKYQKSTELLIRKLPFQRLVREIAQDFKTDLRFQSSAVAALQEAAEAYLVGLFEDTNLCAIHAKRVTIMPKDIQLARRIRGERA; via the coding sequence atggcccgcacgaagcagacggcGCGCAAGTCCACGGGCGGCAAGGCGCCGCGGAAGCAGCTGGCGACCAAGGCGGCGCGGAAGTCGGCCCCGGCGACTGGCGGCGTGAAGAAGCCGCACCGCTTCCGCCCGGGCACCGTCGCGCTGCGCGAGATCCGCAAGTACCAGAAGAGCACGGAGCTGCTCATCCGCAAGCTCCCGTTCCAGCGCCTGGTCCGCGAGATCGCGCAGGACTTCAAGACCGACCTCCGGTTCCAGTCCTCGGCGGTCGCCGCGCTGCAGGAGGCCGCGGAGGCCTACCTCGTGGGTCTGTTCGAGGACACCAACCTCTGCGCCATCCACGCCAAGCGCGTCACCATCATGCCCAAGGACATCCAGCTCGCCCGCCGCATCCGCGGGGAGCGCGCTTAG
- the LOC136527697 gene encoding uncharacterized protein, with protein sequence MEYDFRGSRSGSGPYGAPPGAAPGAGSSLYPRVGQPSHGGGGASTASPRAAPYHHGSGSGSSAPVVTPLAPTSSSSSKVGIQVTIKPEFRIAPPPQLPPQMVEIPRSTFNFDFEYERRILAEAEKENPNWTKFVVERQAPPPVAQQARPASSGDPVVDSYVSMGLGREAVSFAVLNYGDNPTKVKEFVKSYNILHEMGFTSPNVPELLAIHDNDPDKVIQRLLSSPS encoded by the exons ATGGAGTACGACTTCCGGGGGAGCCGTTCGGGCTCGGGCCCCTACGGCGCGCCTCCGGGGGCCGCGCCCGGGGCAGGCTCCTCGCTCTACCCGCGCGTCGGGCAGCCCTCCCACGGCGGTGGCGGGGCCTCCACGGCGTCGCCGCGGGCCGCGCCATACCACCACGGCTCCGGGTCCGGATCCTCGGCTCCCGTCGTAACGCCGCTCGCTccaacctcctcctcctcctcga AGGTGGGCATACAAGTTACGATAAAGCCTGAATTCCGCATTGCCCCACCT CCTCAATTGCCACCACAGATGGTAGAAATTCCTCGCAGCACCTTCAACTTTGATTTTGAGTATGAGAGAAGGATTCTTGCTGAGGCAGAGAAGGAGAACCCCAACTGGACTAAATTCGTGGTAGAAAGACAGGCACCACCTCCTGTGGCACAGCAG GCTAGACCTGCATCTTCAGGGGATCCAGTTGTCGACAGCTATGTCTCAATGGGGCTTGGGCGTGAAGCTGTCTCATTTGCGGTGTTGAATTATGGAGATAATCCAACGAAG GTGAAGGAGTTCGTGAAATCCTACAACATCCTCCACGAGATGGGCTTCACATCGCCAAACGTCCCCGAGCTGCTAGCCATCCACGACAACGACCCCGACAAGGTCATCCAACGCCTGCTCTCCTCGCCATCCTGA